In Laspinema palackyanum D2c, the genomic stretch CCGTAACTGGCGTTGCCGTTCCCCTAAAATGCTAACCGTCTTGCGGAGACTTTCTCCGGTCTCCCGAGCTTCCCGGTAGAGGATAGCTTTTTCTAGGGTCATGGCACCCCGACGCACCAAATCTTCAACCAGAGACAGGTCGCTGGGAGTATAGGCTGCATCCTCTTTTAAAGGCACAGGACTAGAACTGGGCTGATTGCCGCGCACGAGGAGAATGGAGCCAAAGGTGCGATCGCCGAAGGAGATGGGTAACCAAATATAGGACTTAACATCAAGCGATCGCAACAGTTCCAGATGTTCTGCATCCTGCGCCACTGCTGCGAGTTCATCGTCAGAAATGCCAAAACAAAACTCCGTCCCATTCTGCCGTTCTCCACAGTCGGAGCTAGACTCAAAGCGGCGAATCTCGCTGAGTTGTTGCAAATAGCTGTACCGACCCTCCCCATTCACCGGGTACCGATTTTGCAAGGCCCAAACCGTCGATTTCTTCAAGGGGTTCAGGCAAGCGACGGTCACACAACGATAGTCTCCATCTGAGGACCCCAGAGGTCTAGTGCCAGTTTCCATGACATTGATCACGCACCAATCGGCAAACCGAGGCACCAGCAGTCTCCCCAAATTCTCCAGGGTCGTTTGGTAATCCAGGGATGCGGTGAGTAGGGTGGTCGCTTCCGCTAAAAAGGAGCGGGATTCAGCAATGCGCTGGCGTTCCGTACTCAGCAGGGTCTTAGCCGCTTCCGCCACTTTGCGGGCTAACTGTTCGCGCAGGAGCAATTCCTCTTTGAGTTGTCGTCCATTTTCCAGTTCCCGTCTTTGCTTGCGGACTAAGCGTTCTAAATCATGATTGAGCTGGGCAACTTTTTCTTCCTTCTCCTTGTGCGGGGTAATATCTCGGGAAACCGCGATCGCTTCGGATTCCCTCCCTAACCCAGGGTGATGGGCCCAGCCCAGGGTCGTTTCCAAGCAAATATAGGACCCATCTTTGCGCCGATGGCGATAGGTGACCCGATCCGTAGAGGATTCCCCGGTTAATCCCTCAAAGATTCCCTTAACTACCTCCACATCCTGGGGATGAACAAACTCATAAATACTTTGCCCCACCAGTTCATCGGGTTCATATCCCAACAAGGAACGACTGGCATGAGAGGCATACAGATAAAGTCCCTCGGGACTATGGCGAGCAATTAAGTCCTGGGACTGTTCGACCATGAACTGATATGTGGGGTCGTTGAGTTCCCTCAAAGAGTCTTGATCTTTTGTAAAATTGTCAATCTCCTGGAGGTAGACAATCACGGTACAAGGATGGCACTCCTCCGGGTCAAAATCCGGATCAAATAAGGGCTGAAGCTTGAGGGAGACCCAGGTAAGGGTGTCATCGGGTTTGCAAATCCCCAGGATGGTATTGGATTGCGCTTCTCCCGTCTCGAAGGTGATGGCGACGGGATGGAGATCGCCTTCAACAGGTGAACCGTCGAGGAAGATGCTGGAATAGCCTGCATCTTGATACGAGCGTCCGATCAACTCCCGAACACTTACGCCTAAAATTCTTTCGGCCCTGGGATTGCAGGTGGTGAGAATCCCATCGGCATCATAAATGAGCACCCCTTCGTCTCCCGGGGTTTGGTGGGACTCTTGAGGATGACCCGAACCCCCGCTGATGGCTGGTTCTGACCTTTTTCCTGGGGAACTACTGGAACTACCCGGTTCCATCTCTGTGCGGTAGTGGATGCTATCGTGAAGGCGATCGCGATCTCTACCGGCATAGTTTTTCTGGACCCTGGGATTCTCCTGGGCTGGGTTCTCCTGGGGGTCTGGGGAGTTTTGGGGAGAGGGTGAAGCTCCAAAATACTCGGAAATCCTCGGTGAGCAGTCCTGTGGGGTGGGTGGGTGGTTTTGGTTCAAGGCGATGGTTTCCCTCCCATTGAGAAGCGGAGATTTTCTCTCCCGGTTCTGGGTGGGTGAGAAATGATTTTCTTGGGAAGGGTGGGATAAGAAGGCAGAAAGGGACTCCCGGAGATCGCGGGGTTTCTCTGTTGTGGGTTGGTGGGATGCGGAGACAGCGGAACGGCGATCGCGCTTGCATTGGCTCTGGTAATCGGTCTGTGCGGATCCGGTTACGAGGTCTGGGTTTGGGTTCTGGGGTGAGGGTTCAAGGCGATCGCCCCGGGTATTTTCGAGGCCCTCTGTTGCGTCATCCCCGCCCTCTGGAGAAAGCTTTTCTAGGGTTTCTGAGGCTTGCTGAATCATCCCTTCTAGCAAGTCTAGTTGAGAGGCATTCAAAGCCGATCGCCCTTCAGGGACGACAAATAGCAGTCCCACCTTTTGAGCGTCACCCTTGCCGATCACCGGAAATAGCAGCACAGACCCCAGTTCGGTGACCGGGACTTCACAGCCTTCCCCTTCCGGTAAGGCAATAGACCAAACCACCGCTTCCGGGGAAGGCGATCGCAAAATCTGATCCGGGAAGGCTCTCAGCAGTAAGCTTTCTAACCGTTCCCACAGGGAATCCGCCAGGAGGCGATGGCAATTCATCACCCCTTGCAATTCCCCCCCCTGGTCCCAAAGAAGACCGGCGATATAATAGGGACTAATTAAATCCAGGGTTTGGAACAGTTCAGCGAAATCCTCCTCATTCTCTATTCTCGGCAGTCTTTGAGTCGGTGAGTCATCGAGGGATTCTGGGGCCGTTGTCTGGGGGGACTGGGCGCGCACAAGGGGGAGTGGGCGATCGCGATCGGCCAGTTGAGCCTGGAGTAAGCGAACTTCTTCCTGAGTTTCTGCATACAGACTAAAACAGGCTTGTTCTCGCTGTTTCCGTTTCGTAATATC encodes the following:
- a CDS encoding PAS domain S-box protein, whose amino-acid sequence is MNNPTNPQFNNRRPRHSLTPFNSPQQPLVNHLPTTEADSAIGLGGQILWKADASGALTELNLTGQTYTGMDRKVSLAGGFLQAIHPEDRPIWHHVLSSPETPTDLSQKRLGVAVCEMELRLLGRDGIYRWVLVQAFPLEGNKGEVVGWQGTFTDIDRLKQTQIQLQAKQEFIENLIASCSEAIIAGDANGTIQIFNQAAQELYGLAGQKPPQNASESGPPEEKLPGTPDPSPSGSGVGVSHSQSKPETVEPGPTSPEGLPLWEAFQTETPSEQELVVTPKTGTPRIMLANSHPIFNPGGIKLGAVTLMRDITKRKQREQACFSLYAETQEEVRLLQAQLADRDRPLPLVRAQSPQTTAPESLDDSPTQRLPRIENEEDFAELFQTLDLISPYYIAGLLWDQGGELQGVMNCHRLLADSLWERLESLLLRAFPDQILRSPSPEAVVWSIALPEGEGCEVPVTELGSVLLFPVIGKGDAQKVGLLFVVPEGRSALNASQLDLLEGMIQQASETLEKLSPEGGDDATEGLENTRGDRLEPSPQNPNPDLVTGSAQTDYQSQCKRDRRSAVSASHQPTTEKPRDLRESLSAFLSHPSQENHFSPTQNRERKSPLLNGRETIALNQNHPPTPQDCSPRISEYFGASPSPQNSPDPQENPAQENPRVQKNYAGRDRDRLHDSIHYRTEMEPGSSSSSPGKRSEPAISGGSGHPQESHQTPGDEGVLIYDADGILTTCNPRAERILGVSVRELIGRSYQDAGYSSIFLDGSPVEGDLHPVAITFETGEAQSNTILGICKPDDTLTWVSLKLQPLFDPDFDPEECHPCTVIVYLQEIDNFTKDQDSLRELNDPTYQFMVEQSQDLIARHSPEGLYLYASHASRSLLGYEPDELVGQSIYEFVHPQDVEVVKGIFEGLTGESSTDRVTYRHRRKDGSYICLETTLGWAHHPGLGRESEAIAVSRDITPHKEKEEKVAQLNHDLERLVRKQRRELENGRQLKEELLLREQLARKVAEAAKTLLSTERQRIAESRSFLAEATTLLTASLDYQTTLENLGRLLVPRFADWCVINVMETGTRPLGSSDGDYRCVTVACLNPLKKSTVWALQNRYPVNGEGRYSYLQQLSEIRRFESSSDCGERQNGTEFCFGISDDELAAVAQDAEHLELLRSLDVKSYIWLPISFGDRTFGSILLVRGNQPSSSPVPLKEDAAYTPSDLSLVEDLVRRGAMTLEKAILYREARETGESLRKTVSILGERQRQLRTLQQLANLLNQRIADLPRLLQLMVEAVCSAIPKAQFCLIVLHDRQVDRLELMATAGTGTQNLPIGIHLKTKDSLLSEVFATGQSLLRCHSLDGLTSDSQTEILPGELPACVYAVPIESARAGRLGVLAVGNWEDLAAFEVEDLRQMVTAVGEQAAIAINNARSIEILEERDQLLQAQNHTLACQNQELESKRQQIERQNCQLKEASRLKSEFLATMSHELRTPMNSILGFSQVLLRGRRHPLAPQQKQMVERILNNGKQLLALIDDILDLSKIEAGHSELKLEEFEVDLLVSATCEELRIFAQRKNLTLQFNSTLDHPRVVGDRLRLRQVVTNLISNAIKFTASGGVEVLLSSPSPDSVEIFVKDTGIGIPPEQLNHIFEAFRQGDQTTTREYSGTGLGLALCDSLVRLMKGTISVKSQINEGSTFSIQIPRSISELA